One genomic region from Alosa alosa isolate M-15738 ecotype Scorff River chromosome 12, AALO_Geno_1.1, whole genome shotgun sequence encodes:
- the vps37bb gene encoding VPS37B subunit of ESCRT-I b isoform X1 codes for MGEIATFTEIFRSYTMSQLNELLEDDEKLNKIVTEMDEMLEVQQSKEMTLASNRSLAEQNLLLQPDLDHQKNQLTKRYRHLQELYEAYQLRKSTLDHNSGNGSLDTLLALLQAEGAKIEEETENIADSFLDNEMPLDSFIDDYQSKRKLAHLRRVKIDKLREMVLKGPSASLPPSSATHTPTQPLAPEPSSPFLGYTNGSPVPLPRRGALPNPPPPAQMGPQLPYPMAPYPMPSYPSPVFQPYPASHPQRPTPGLPPRTGFILQ; via the exons ATGGGGGAAATAGCTACATTCACAGAAATATTCCGCTCTTACACCATGTCGCAGTTAAACGAATTGTTGGAAGATGATGAGAAGCTTAACAAAATTGTCACGGAAATGGACGAG ATGTTGGAGGTCCAGCAGAGTAAGGAGATGACGCTGGCCAGCAATCGCAGCTTGGCCGAGCAGAACCTCCTCCTCCAGCCCGACCTGGACCACCAGAAGAACCAGCTCACCAAACGCTACAGGCACTTACAGGAGCTCTATGAGGCCTATCAGCTGCGCAAGTCCACACTAg ACCATAATTCAGGAAACGGCTCACTGGACACACTGCTGGCTCTGCTGCAGGCCGAGGGAGCCAAGATTGAGGAGGAAACTGag AACATAGCAGACTCGTTCCTGGATAACGAGATGCCTCTGGACTCCTTCATCGACGACTACCAGAGCAAGAGGAAGCTGGCGCACCTGCGACGCGTGAAAATCGACAAGCTACGGGAGATGGTTCTGAAGGGCCCCTCCGCCTCTCTGCCCCCGAGCtccgccacacacactcccacacagccCCTGGCCCCAGagccctcctcccccttcctcgGTTACACCAACGGCTCCCCTGTGCCCCTCCCTAGACGGGGCGCCCTGCCCAACCCCCCGCCGCCAGCCCAGATGGGCCCTCAGCTGCCGTACCCCATGGCCCCGTACCCCATGCCAAGCTACCCCAGCCCCGTGTTCCAACCATACCCAGCATCACACCCACAGAGGCCCACTCCAGGCTTGCCACCCAGGACTGGCTTTATACTGCAGTGA
- the vps37bb gene encoding VPS37B subunit of ESCRT-I b isoform X2 — protein MLEVQQSKEMTLASNRSLAEQNLLLQPDLDHQKNQLTKRYRHLQELYEAYQLRKSTLDHNSGNGSLDTLLALLQAEGAKIEEETENIADSFLDNEMPLDSFIDDYQSKRKLAHLRRVKIDKLREMVLKGPSASLPPSSATHTPTQPLAPEPSSPFLGYTNGSPVPLPRRGALPNPPPPAQMGPQLPYPMAPYPMPSYPSPVFQPYPASHPQRPTPGLPPRTGFILQ, from the exons ATGTTGGAGGTCCAGCAGAGTAAGGAGATGACGCTGGCCAGCAATCGCAGCTTGGCCGAGCAGAACCTCCTCCTCCAGCCCGACCTGGACCACCAGAAGAACCAGCTCACCAAACGCTACAGGCACTTACAGGAGCTCTATGAGGCCTATCAGCTGCGCAAGTCCACACTAg ACCATAATTCAGGAAACGGCTCACTGGACACACTGCTGGCTCTGCTGCAGGCCGAGGGAGCCAAGATTGAGGAGGAAACTGag AACATAGCAGACTCGTTCCTGGATAACGAGATGCCTCTGGACTCCTTCATCGACGACTACCAGAGCAAGAGGAAGCTGGCGCACCTGCGACGCGTGAAAATCGACAAGCTACGGGAGATGGTTCTGAAGGGCCCCTCCGCCTCTCTGCCCCCGAGCtccgccacacacactcccacacagccCCTGGCCCCAGagccctcctcccccttcctcgGTTACACCAACGGCTCCCCTGTGCCCCTCCCTAGACGGGGCGCCCTGCCCAACCCCCCGCCGCCAGCCCAGATGGGCCCTCAGCTGCCGTACCCCATGGCCCCGTACCCCATGCCAAGCTACCCCAGCCCCGTGTTCCAACCATACCCAGCATCACACCCACAGAGGCCCACTCCAGGCTTGCCACCCAGGACTGGCTTTATACTGCAGTGA
- the tuba7l gene encoding tubulin, alpha 7 like: protein MRECISIHVGQAGVQIGNACWELYCLEHGIQPDGQMPSDKTIGGGDDSFNTFFSETGAGKHVPRAVFVDLEPTVVDEVRTGTYRQLFHPEQLITGKEDAANNYARGHYTIGKEIVDLVLDRVRKLSDQCTGLQGFLIFHSFGGGTGSGFASLLMERLSVDYGKKSKLEFAIYPAPQVSTAVVEPYNSILTTHTTLEHSDCAFMVDNEAIYDICRRNLDIERPTYTNLNRLIGQIVSSITASLRFDGALNVDLTEFQTNLVPYPRIHFPLVTYAPVISAEKAYHEQLSVAEITNACFEPANQMVKCDPRHGKYMACCMLYRGDVVPKDVNAAIATIKTKRTIQFVDWCPTGFKVGINYQPPTVVPGGDLAKVQRAVCMLSNTTAIAEAWARLDHKFDLMYAKRAFVHWYVGEGMEEGEFSEAREDLAALEKDYEEVGVDSVEGEAEEGEEY, encoded by the exons CGTGAGTGCATCTCTATCCACGTGGGTCAGGCTGGAGTTCAGATTGGGAACGCATGCTGGGAGCTCTACTGTCTGGAGCATGGGATCCAGCCAGATGGCCAAATGCCTAGCGATAAAACCATCGGAGGAGGAGACGATTCATTCAACACCTTCTTCAGTGAGACTGGAGCAGGAAAGCATGTGCCCCGAGCTGTTTTTGTTGACCTTGAGCCAACTGTTGTAG aTGAGGTGCGCACTGGCACCTACCGTCAGCTGTTTCATCCTGAGCAGCTCATCACAGGGAAGGAGGATGCTGCTAACAACTATGCCAGAGGCCACTACACCATTGGTAAAGAAATCGTCGACCTGGTGCTGGACCGTGTCCGTAAACTG TCTGATCAGTGTACTGGACTCCAGGGCTTCCTCATCTTCCACAGCTTTGGTGGTGGGACTGGATCTGGCTTTGCCTCTTTACTGATGGAAAGGTTGTCTGTGGATTATGGCAAGAAGTCCAAACTTGAGTTTGCCATTTATCCTGCTCCCCAG GTTTCTACAGCTGTTGTGGAGCCCTACAACTCCATCctaaccacccacaccaccctgGAGCACTCAGACTGTGCCTTCATGGTGGACAATGAGGCCATTTATGACATCTGCAGACGTAACCTGGACATTGAGCGCCCCACCTACACCAACCTGAACAGGCTGATCGGCCAGATCGTCTCCTCCATCACCGCATCTCTTCGCTTCGATGGTGCCCTGAATGTGGACCTGACGGAGTTCCAGACCAACCTGGTGCCCTACCCCCGCATCCACTTCCCCCTGGTCACCTATGCGCCTGTCATCTCTGCTGAGAAGGCCTACCATGAGCAGTTGTCTGTGGCAGAGATCACCAACGCTTGCTTTGAGCCAGCCAACCAGATGGTGAAGTGTGACCCTCGTCATGGCAAGTACATGGCCTGCTGCATGCTGTATCGTGGAGATGTGGTGCCCAAGGACGTCAACGCCGCCATCGCCACCATCAAAACTAAGAGGACCATCCAGTTTGTGGACTGGTGCCCCACTGGCTTCAAG GTGGGCATCAACTACCAGCCTCCCACTGTGGTGCCTGGTGGTGACCTGGCCAAGGTGCAGAGGGCCGTATGCATGTTGAGCAACACCACTGCCATTGCCGAGGCCTGGGCCCGTCTGGACCACAAGTTCGACCTGATGTACGCAAAGCGCGCCTTCGTGCACTGGTACGTGGGAGAGGGcatggaggagggagagttctCTGAGGCCCGTGAGGATCTGGCTGCGCTGGAGAAGGACTACGAGGAGGTTGGCGTCGACTCTGTGGAGGGAGAGgctgaggaaggagaggagtaTTAA